From a single Brassica oleracea var. oleracea cultivar TO1000 chromosome C5, BOL, whole genome shotgun sequence genomic region:
- the LOC106296205 gene encoding TPR repeat-containing thioredoxin TDX, translating into MMDANQVAELRRFIEQLKLNPSLLHDPSLTFFKDYLRSLGAQVPKIVKTERDYEDTAETKPSFSPSYDDDEVTESDVELDDSDVVEPDNEPPQPMGDPTAEVTDEDRDAAQLEKSKAMEAISQGKFDEGIDHLTKAIMLNPSSAILYATRATVFLAVKKPNAAIRDADMALQFNPDSAKGYKARGMARAMLGQWEEAAADLHVASKLDYDEEIGSALKKVEPNAKRIEEHRRKYQRLRKEKELQRAERERREQQEAQEREALSALKDGQVISIHSTSELEAKTKAAKKASRLLIMYFTATWCGPCRYMSPVYTNLATQHPRVVFLKVDIDEANDVAAAWNISSVPTFCFIRDGKQVDKVVGADKGSLEKKIAQHSSSK; encoded by the exons ATGATGGATGCGAATCAAGTAGCAGAGCTCCGAAGATTCATCGAGCAGCTGAAACTGAATCCTTCTCTCCTCCACGATCCTTCTCTGACTTTCTTCAAAGATTATCTCCGAAG TTTAGGAGCTCAAGTCCCTAAGATAGTGAAGACT GAAAGAGATTATGAGGATACGGCTGAGACTAAACCCAGTTTCTCTCCTAGCTATGATGATGATGAAGTTACCGAGTCTGATGTTGAATTGGATGATTCTGATGTTGTTGAGCCAGACAATGAGCCTCCTCAGCCG ATGGGAGATCCTACAGCTGAAGTGACGGATGAAGATAGGGATGCTGCTCAGTTAGAGAAGAGCAAAGCCATGGAAGCAATCTCTCAAG GAAAGTTCGACGAAGGTATTGATCATCTAACAAAGGCCATCATGCTGAACCCCTCTTCAGCTATTCTCTATGCCACTAGAG CTACTGTGTTTCTAGCAGTCAAGAAGCCAAATGCTGCAATCCGGGATGCGGACATGGCGTTACAG TTCAACCCTGATTCAGCTAAGGGGTACAAAGCAAGAGGTATGGCTAGGGCCATGTTAGGCCAGTGGGAAGAAGCTGCGGCTGATCTTCATGTAGCCTCAAAATTAGATTACGACGAGGAGATTGGGTCGGCACTTAAGAAG GTTGAGCCCAATGCAAAGAGAATCGAAGAACACCGCAGGAAATATCAACGTCTGAGGAAAGAAAAGGAGCTTCAAAGGGCTGAACGCGAGAGAAGAGAACAGCAAGAAGCCCAG GAGCGAGAAGCTCTGTCTGCACTTAAAGACG GACAAGTGATTAGCATCCACTCTACGAGCGAGCTAGAAGCAAAGACAAAGGCTGCAAAGAAGGCATCGCGTCTGCTAATCATGTACTTCACAGCAACATGGTGTGGACCGTGCCGTTACATGTCTCCTGTGTACACAAACCTGGCTACGCAACACCCGAGAGTAGTCTTCTTGAAAGTTGACATAGATGAGGCCAATGACGTGGCTGCTGCTTGGAACATAAGCAGCGTCCCGACCTTTTGCTTCATCAGAGATGGCAAGCAGGTGGACAAAGTTGTGGGAGCCGATAAAGGTTCGCTTGAGAAGAAGATTGCACAGCACTCTTCTTCTAAGTAA
- the LOC106292603 gene encoding surfeit locus protein 1 isoform X1: protein MATSLSKILTRSKAHRHMFSATTTISTSHSIQRQFSAVADSSFSTSAALGSQTSPPAPPQVSDKKRGSKWTQLLLFLPGAITFGLGSWQIVRREEKIKTLEYQQQRLKMEPMKLNADHPPDKNLDALEFRRVSCKGVFDEQKSIYLGPRSRSISGVTENGYYVITPLMPIPGDLDSMQSPILVNRGWVPRSWRDKSQESTESDSVTNESTIAKPLSSEQHSWWKFWSKTPVIPKEHVSAVKPVEVVGVIRGGENPSIFVPANDPSTGQWFYVDVPAMARAIGLPEDTIYVEDVHEDIDRSRPYPVPKDINTLIRSKVMPQDHLNYCITWYSLSAAVTFMAYKRLKPKSARRYAFL from the exons ATGGCGACATCTTTGTCTAAAATCCTAACCAGATCGAAAGCTCACCGCCACATGTTCTCTGCCACAACCACTATCTCTACCTCCCATTCCATCCAGAGACAGTTCTCCGCCGTCGCCGACTCTTCTTTCTCTACCTCCGCCGCGCTTGGAAGCCAAACGAGTCCCCCAGCTCCACCGCAAG TTTCAGACAAGAAACGAGGGTCGAAGTGGACACAACTGCTGTTGTTCTTGCCTGGAGCGATTACCTTCGGTCTCGGTTCATGGCAAATCGTCAGAAGAGAAGAAAAG ATCAAAACACTGGAGTACCAACAACAACGGTTGAAAATGGAACCAATGAAGCTAAACGCAGACCATCCTCCTGATAAGAACCTTGATGCCTTGGAATTTAGACGGGTTAGTTGCAAGGGCGTGTTTGACGAGCAAAAGTCTATCTATTTGGGTCCACGGTCTAGGTCCATATCGGGAGTGACTGAAAATGGATACTATGTCATCACACCTCTAATGCCAATCCCTGGTGACCTGGATAG CATGCAGTCGCCTATTCTGGTGAATCGCGGATGGGTTCCTCGTAGTTGGAGAGACAAGTCACAAGAATCCACCGAGTCAGACTCCGTTACAAATGAGTCAACAATAGCCAAACCACTCTCCAGTGAGCAACATTCATGGTGGAAATTTTGGTCTAAGACGCCAGTGATTCCCAAG GAGCATGTGTCAGCGGTTAAGCCTGTAGAAGTTGTTGGTGTGATCAGGGGAGGGGAGAACCCGAGCATATTTGTTCCGGCCAATGATCCAAGCACAGGGCAGTGGTTCTACGTAGACGTTCCTGCAATGGCTCGTGCCATAGGTCTTCCTGAAGACACAATTTACGTAGAGGACGTTCACGAGGACATAGATCGGAGTAGACCGTATCCTGTCCCGAAAGACATCAACACTTTGATCCGGAGTAAAGTCATGCCACAGGATCATCTCAACTACTGTATAACATG GTACTCTCTCTCGGCAGCTGTCACTTTCATGGCTTACAAGAGGCTCAAACCAAAGTCTGCCCGCAGATATGCTTTTCTTTGA
- the LOC106292603 gene encoding surfeit locus protein 1 isoform X2 yields MATSLSKILTRSKAHRHMFSATTTISTSHSIQRQFSAVADSSFSTSAALGSQTSPPAPPQDKKRGSKWTQLLLFLPGAITFGLGSWQIVRREEKIKTLEYQQQRLKMEPMKLNADHPPDKNLDALEFRRVSCKGVFDEQKSIYLGPRSRSISGVTENGYYVITPLMPIPGDLDSMQSPILVNRGWVPRSWRDKSQESTESDSVTNESTIAKPLSSEQHSWWKFWSKTPVIPKEHVSAVKPVEVVGVIRGGENPSIFVPANDPSTGQWFYVDVPAMARAIGLPEDTIYVEDVHEDIDRSRPYPVPKDINTLIRSKVMPQDHLNYCITWYSLSAAVTFMAYKRLKPKSARRYAFL; encoded by the exons ATGGCGACATCTTTGTCTAAAATCCTAACCAGATCGAAAGCTCACCGCCACATGTTCTCTGCCACAACCACTATCTCTACCTCCCATTCCATCCAGAGACAGTTCTCCGCCGTCGCCGACTCTTCTTTCTCTACCTCCGCCGCGCTTGGAAGCCAAACGAGTCCCCCAGCTCCACCGCAAG ACAAGAAACGAGGGTCGAAGTGGACACAACTGCTGTTGTTCTTGCCTGGAGCGATTACCTTCGGTCTCGGTTCATGGCAAATCGTCAGAAGAGAAGAAAAG ATCAAAACACTGGAGTACCAACAACAACGGTTGAAAATGGAACCAATGAAGCTAAACGCAGACCATCCTCCTGATAAGAACCTTGATGCCTTGGAATTTAGACGGGTTAGTTGCAAGGGCGTGTTTGACGAGCAAAAGTCTATCTATTTGGGTCCACGGTCTAGGTCCATATCGGGAGTGACTGAAAATGGATACTATGTCATCACACCTCTAATGCCAATCCCTGGTGACCTGGATAG CATGCAGTCGCCTATTCTGGTGAATCGCGGATGGGTTCCTCGTAGTTGGAGAGACAAGTCACAAGAATCCACCGAGTCAGACTCCGTTACAAATGAGTCAACAATAGCCAAACCACTCTCCAGTGAGCAACATTCATGGTGGAAATTTTGGTCTAAGACGCCAGTGATTCCCAAG GAGCATGTGTCAGCGGTTAAGCCTGTAGAAGTTGTTGGTGTGATCAGGGGAGGGGAGAACCCGAGCATATTTGTTCCGGCCAATGATCCAAGCACAGGGCAGTGGTTCTACGTAGACGTTCCTGCAATGGCTCGTGCCATAGGTCTTCCTGAAGACACAATTTACGTAGAGGACGTTCACGAGGACATAGATCGGAGTAGACCGTATCCTGTCCCGAAAGACATCAACACTTTGATCCGGAGTAAAGTCATGCCACAGGATCATCTCAACTACTGTATAACATG GTACTCTCTCTCGGCAGCTGTCACTTTCATGGCTTACAAGAGGCTCAAACCAAAGTCTGCCCGCAGATATGCTTTTCTTTGA